A DNA window from Hordeum vulgare subsp. vulgare chromosome 1H, MorexV3_pseudomolecules_assembly, whole genome shotgun sequence contains the following coding sequences:
- the LOC123413881 gene encoding prophage side tail fiber protein homolog StfR-like: protein MLEMRAHPMSPWLSSLHSPVTTHTLVTGKFPRVRSCAEQNMDGRGAAPPPASRICSWHVDDESELGEEELGVFTAERYFNGALAAEEALWCDRSSSSFSSVFKTWQHDGSAPTPTAATSSSEASWNSRCALLPNRPAVAAPSPVESKPEARTESDQTGRKARPSSSHLRRWLLGMAGRACAWGDGEESVSTDDLSRHELEAGTGSAHGVQKRSTEADAALPRMTSKQTALEGVTATRVMSGKWVDDGDEPLTVPVAEATHSRAANSMTGYGGNPAANASYNDRLRRESLDMFQFHQAGQGSAITIVAGSTAQGGAASAGGGARGSPDSPNRRRDSGDLESMCPPSEASVVWSVVTAEGAASGNFSSAASGCYYYFDDGDGETARQMAAGGKINRRRRSNGSRLLMGCMSKRAADAVGPGSDARLPAGGRAGADGEVSGPDMTRRR from the coding sequence ATGTTGGAGATGCGCGCACATCCTATGTCTCCGTGGTTAAGCTCGCTCCACTCACcagtcaccacacacacacttgtgacAGGAAAATTTCCGCGCGTCAGAAGCTGCGCCGAGCAGAACATGGACGGGCGCGGAGCAGCACCGCCGCCGGCGTCGCGGATTTGTAGCTGGCACGTCGACGATGAATCCGAGCTAGGCGAGGAGGAGCTCGGTGTCTTCACCGCCGAGCGCTACTTCAACGGCGCCCTCGCCGCCGAGGAGGCTTTGTGGTGCGAccgctcgtcgtcgtcgttctcgtccgtGTTCAAGACATGGCAGCACGACGGATCTGCCCCGACGCCGACGGCTGCCACCAGCTCGTCGGAGGCCAGCTGGAACAGCCGCTGTGCGCTTCTGCCTAACCGTCCGGCGGTCGCAGCCCCCTCGCCGGTTGAGAGCAAGCCGGAAGCCAGGACAGAGAGTGATCAGACCGGAAGAAAGGCACGCCCGTCGTCGTCTCACCTGCGGCGTTGGCTTCTCGGCATGGCAGGGCGTGCCTGCGCCTGGGGCGACGGCGAGGAGTCGGTGAGCACCGACGACCTGAGTCGCCATGAACTGGAGGCCGGCACCGGCTCCGCTCATGGTGTCCAGAAACGCAGCACCGAAGCGGATGCGGCGCTGCCAAGAATGACGAGCAAGCAGACCGCCCTGGAGGGCGTCACCGCGACGAGGGTGATGTCTGGCAAGTGGGTCGACGACGGCGACGAACCACTTACCGTGCCGGTCGCGGAAGCTACGCACAGTCGAGCTGCGAACTCCATGACTGGCTACGGCGGGAATCCCGCAGCCAACGCGTCGTACAACGACCGGCTCCGGCGGGAATCTTTGGACATGTTTCAGTTTCACCAGGCAGGCCAAGGCTCTGCCATTACAATCGTGGCGGGAAGCACGGCGCAGGGTGGTGCTGCAAGTGCAGGCGGCGGTGCTAGAGGAAGCCCGGATTCACCAAACAGGAGGCGCGACTCTGGCGATCTCGAGAGCATGTGCCCGCCAAGCGAGGCGAGCGTGGTGTGGAGCGTGGTCACCGCGGAAGGCGCCGCGTCCGGTAACTTCTCCAGCGCGGCCTCGGGATGCTACTACTACTTCGACGACGGCGACGGAGAGACGGCGCGgcaaatggcggcaggaggaaagATCAACCGGAGGAGGCGAAGCAACGGCAGCCGCTTGCTGATGGGCTGTATGTCCAAGAGGGCAGCCGACGCTGTCGGCCCCGGCTCGGACGCGCGTCTACCGGCCGGAGGTAGAGCCGGCGCCGATGGCGAGGTGAGCGGCCCAGACATGACGCGCCGCCGGTAG